One Rhodoferax ferrireducens T118 DNA segment encodes these proteins:
- the cgtA gene encoding Obg family GTPase CgtA: protein MKFVDEAYIDVSAGDGGAGCVSFRHEKYKEFGGPNGGDGGRGGHVFAVADPNLNTLVDFRFSRRHDAKRGEHGMGSDMFGAAGDDITLKMPVGTIISDAETGEVLFELLTPGEVITIAKGGDGGFGNLRFKSAINRAPRQKTPGWPGEKRNLKLELKVLADVGLLGMPNAGKSTLISAISNARPRIADYPFTTLHPNLGVVRVGPEQSFVVADLPGLIEGASEGAGLGHLFLRHLQRTRLLLHVVDMAPFDEGVDTVAQAKAIVNELKKYDPALYNKPRWLVLNKLDMVPLEHREALVKDFVKRFKFKGPVFQISALTREGCESLIKIIYQHVKAQQKAEQTPEAVDQRFAPDTE, encoded by the coding sequence ATGAAATTCGTTGACGAAGCCTATATTGACGTCTCTGCCGGAGACGGTGGCGCTGGCTGCGTGTCGTTCCGGCATGAGAAATACAAAGAATTCGGCGGCCCCAATGGCGGCGATGGCGGGCGTGGCGGCCATGTCTTTGCGGTGGCCGACCCGAACCTGAACACCCTGGTCGATTTTCGCTTTTCGCGGCGCCACGACGCCAAACGCGGCGAACACGGCATGGGCTCGGACATGTTTGGTGCCGCAGGCGATGACATCACGCTGAAAATGCCGGTCGGCACCATCATCTCGGATGCCGAGACCGGCGAAGTGTTGTTTGAATTGCTGACACCCGGTGAGGTCATCACCATCGCCAAAGGCGGTGATGGCGGCTTCGGCAATTTGCGTTTCAAGAGCGCCATCAACCGCGCGCCACGGCAGAAAACGCCCGGCTGGCCGGGTGAAAAGCGCAATCTCAAGCTCGAACTCAAGGTGCTGGCCGATGTTGGGTTGCTGGGCATGCCCAACGCCGGTAAGTCGACGCTGATCTCGGCCATCTCCAACGCGCGGCCCCGTATTGCCGACTATCCGTTCACCACCTTGCATCCCAATTTGGGGGTGGTGCGTGTGGGGCCGGAGCAGAGCTTCGTGGTGGCCGACTTGCCGGGTTTGATCGAAGGCGCCTCGGAGGGCGCCGGGCTGGGCCATCTGTTCCTGCGTCATTTGCAGCGCACGCGCCTGTTGCTGCATGTGGTGGATATGGCCCCGTTTGATGAAGGTGTCGATACCGTCGCGCAAGCCAAGGCGATTGTGAATGAGCTGAAAAAATACGATCCGGCGCTGTACAACAAGCCGCGCTGGCTGGTGTTGAACAAGCTCGACATGGTCCCGCTGGAGCATCGCGAGGCGCTGGTGAAAGACTTTGTCAAACGTTTCAAGTTCAAGGGCCCGGTATTTCAGATTTCAGCGCTGACGCGCGAAGGCTGTGAGTCTCTGATCAAGATCATCTACCAGCATGTGAAGGCGCAGCAAAAGGCCGAGCAGACGCCCGAGGCGGTGGACCAGCGTTTTGCGCCGGACACCGAATAA